Proteins encoded together in one Micromonospora auratinigra window:
- the panB gene encoding 3-methyl-2-oxobutanoate hydroxymethyltransferase → MVESTPAEVTALYGGPATRRVRTRDLIAAKERGERWAMLTSYDQYTASIFDQAGIPVLLVGDSAANNVFGYETTLPVTAEELLPLVRAVVRATRQSLIVGDLPFGSYEEGPTQALRTAVRFMKEGGCHAVKLEGGRRCAAQIEAIVGAGIPVMAHIGFTPQSEHTLGGYRVQGRGDTAEEVIADARAVAAAGAFAVVLEMVPGEVAKRVTAELPIPTVGIGAGPETDAQVLVWQDMAGLRTGRAPRFVKRYADLAGALTDATRRFADEVRGGDFPAAEHTF, encoded by the coding sequence ATGGTGGAGTCCACCCCGGCCGAGGTGACCGCCCTCTACGGCGGGCCGGCCACCCGGCGGGTCCGTACCCGTGACCTGATCGCCGCCAAGGAGCGCGGCGAGCGCTGGGCCATGCTGACCTCGTACGACCAGTACACCGCCTCGATCTTCGACCAGGCGGGGATCCCGGTGCTGCTGGTCGGCGACTCGGCCGCGAACAACGTGTTCGGCTACGAGACCACCCTGCCGGTGACGGCCGAGGAGCTGCTGCCCCTGGTGCGGGCGGTGGTCCGGGCGACCCGGCAGTCGCTGATCGTCGGGGACCTGCCCTTCGGCTCGTACGAGGAGGGGCCGACGCAGGCGCTGCGGACCGCGGTGCGGTTCATGAAGGAGGGCGGCTGTCACGCGGTCAAGCTGGAAGGCGGCCGGCGTTGCGCCGCGCAGATCGAGGCGATCGTCGGGGCCGGCATCCCGGTGATGGCGCACATCGGCTTCACCCCGCAGAGCGAGCACACGCTCGGCGGCTACCGGGTGCAGGGCCGCGGTGACACCGCCGAGGAGGTGATCGCCGACGCCCGGGCGGTGGCCGCGGCGGGCGCCTTCGCGGTGGTGCTGGAGATGGTCCCCGGTGAGGTGGCCAAGCGGGTCACCGCCGAGCTGCCGATCCCCACGGTGGGCATCGGGGCCGGCCCGGAGACCGACGCGCAGGTGCTGGTCTGGCAGGACATGGCCGGGCTGCGCACCGGGAGGGCGCCGCGCTTCGTCAAGCGCTACGCCGACCTGGCGGGGGCGTTGACCGACGCCACCCGCCGCTTCGCCGACGAGGTACGCGGCGGCGACTTCCCCGCCGCCGAGCACACCTTCTGA
- the glnA gene encoding type I glutamate--ammonia ligase, with translation MDRQQEFVLRTLEERDIRFVRLWFTDVLGTLKSVSVAPAELEAAFDEGIGFDGSAIEGFARVFESDMVAMPDPTTFQVFPFEGGVSGESARMFCDILLPDGSPSWADPRHVLRRMLSRAAEKGFTFYTHPEIEFFLLENGPQDGSLPVPVDSGGYFEHTTHAVARDFRRQAVLALERIGISVEFSHHEVAPGQQEIDLRYADALTTADNIMTFRHVVKEVALSTGVQASFMPKPFTDQPGSGMHTHLSLFEGERNAFHDAGDPMKLSKVAKSFIAGLLTHAREYTAVTNQWVNSYKRLFPQALPDRITESPAYVCWGHLNRSALVRVPAYGKPNSARVEVRSLDSATNPYLAFAVMLGAGLKGIEEGYELPPGAEDDVWSLSSAERRAMGYEALPENLSEAIDVMAGSELVAEILGEHVFDFFLRNKRAEWEQYRREVTPYERQRYLSL, from the coding sequence GTGGACCGTCAGCAGGAGTTCGTCCTCCGTACGCTGGAAGAGCGGGACATCCGGTTCGTCCGGCTGTGGTTCACCGACGTGCTCGGCACGCTCAAGAGCGTGTCGGTGGCCCCGGCCGAGCTGGAGGCGGCGTTCGACGAGGGCATCGGCTTCGACGGCTCGGCGATCGAGGGCTTCGCCCGGGTCTTCGAGTCGGACATGGTCGCCATGCCGGACCCGACCACCTTCCAGGTCTTCCCGTTCGAGGGCGGGGTCAGCGGCGAGAGCGCCCGGATGTTCTGCGACATCCTGCTGCCCGACGGCAGCCCGTCCTGGGCCGACCCCCGGCACGTGCTGCGCCGGATGCTCTCCCGGGCGGCCGAGAAGGGCTTCACCTTCTACACCCACCCGGAGATCGAGTTCTTCCTGCTGGAGAACGGGCCGCAGGACGGCTCGCTGCCGGTCCCGGTGGACAGCGGCGGCTACTTCGAGCACACCACCCACGCGGTGGCCCGGGACTTCCGTCGGCAGGCCGTGCTGGCCCTGGAGCGGATCGGCATCTCGGTGGAGTTCAGCCACCACGAGGTCGCCCCCGGCCAGCAGGAGATCGACCTGCGCTACGCCGACGCGCTGACCACCGCCGACAACATCATGACCTTCCGGCACGTGGTGAAGGAGGTGGCTCTCTCCACCGGGGTGCAGGCCAGCTTCATGCCGAAGCCCTTCACCGACCAGCCGGGCAGCGGCATGCACACCCACCTGTCGCTGTTCGAGGGCGAGCGCAACGCCTTCCACGACGCCGGTGACCCGATGAAGCTCTCCAAGGTCGCGAAGTCGTTCATCGCCGGGCTGCTCACCCACGCCCGCGAGTACACCGCGGTCACCAACCAGTGGGTCAACTCGTACAAGCGGCTCTTCCCGCAGGCGCTGCCGGACCGGATCACCGAGAGCCCCGCGTACGTCTGCTGGGGTCACCTGAACCGGTCCGCGCTGGTCCGGGTGCCGGCCTACGGCAAGCCGAACTCGGCCCGGGTGGAGGTCCGCTCGCTGGACTCGGCGACCAACCCCTACCTGGCCTTCGCGGTGATGCTCGGCGCCGGCCTCAAGGGCATCGAGGAGGGGTACGAGCTGCCCCCGGGCGCCGAGGACGACGTCTGGTCGCTGAGCAGCGCCGAACGCCGCGCGATGGGGTACGAGGCGCTGCCGGAGAACCTGTCCGAGGCGATCGACGTGATGGCCGGCTCCGAACTGGTCGCCGAGATCCTCGGCGAGCACGTCTTCGACTTCTTCCTGCGCAACAAGCGCGCCGAGTGGGAGCAGTACCGCCGCGAGGTCACCCCGTACGAGCGCCAGCGTTACCTCTCGCTCTAG
- a CDS encoding RNB domain-containing ribonuclease, protein MVIRRVLAPRIDFGALRRELGLPEGFPAAAQREADQAAGAPLPAVPDRTDVPFVTVDPATSRDLDQAMHLSRRSGGGYRVRYAIADVASHVRPGGALEEETWRRGQTVYLPDGNVPLHPHSLSEGAASLLPDADRAAVLWTIDLDADGETVGVALERARVRSRAKLDYVGVQLAADAGRLPEPIALLPEIGALLTARGLRRGAVNLPLPEQDVEPQGDGWRLVLRGPGPMEDHNAQISLLTGMAAADIMLAGRIGLLRTMPAPKPEAVQRLRLAAGPLGVHWPDGMSVGEVLAGLDAAQPRAAAFIDQAAELMRGAAYTAFDGESPEQPEHGGVAAAYAHVTAPLRRLADRYATEVCLALHEGREVPDWARAALPKLPEVMATTDRTASAATRGAIELAEAVLLSHRVGETFEAAVLDVDAPRPAPEVPRQPDHAGPEQPAGQTGGAVAVPGPSGGTGVAVEPERPGERAGAAGRTGGGAGRPGAGSGRSGGNGGGRAGRPPGGTVALDEPPVRARCLGDLPLGERVRVRLVTADPTERKVLFERA, encoded by the coding sequence GTGGTGATCCGACGCGTACTGGCGCCCCGTATCGACTTCGGCGCGCTGCGCCGCGAGCTGGGACTGCCCGAGGGCTTCCCGGCCGCGGCGCAGCGCGAGGCCGACCAGGCGGCCGGCGCGCCGCTGCCCGCCGTCCCCGACCGGACCGACGTCCCGTTCGTCACGGTCGACCCGGCGACCTCGCGTGACCTCGACCAGGCGATGCACCTCAGCCGCCGGTCCGGGGGCGGCTACCGGGTCCGGTACGCCATCGCCGACGTCGCCAGCCATGTGCGCCCCGGCGGCGCGCTGGAGGAGGAGACCTGGCGGCGCGGCCAGACCGTCTACCTGCCCGACGGCAACGTGCCGTTGCACCCGCACTCGCTCAGCGAGGGCGCGGCGAGCCTGCTGCCCGACGCGGACCGGGCGGCGGTGCTCTGGACCATCGACCTCGACGCCGACGGCGAGACGGTCGGCGTCGCGCTGGAACGGGCCCGGGTACGCAGCCGGGCCAAGCTCGACTACGTGGGCGTGCAGCTCGCCGCCGACGCCGGGCGGCTGCCCGAGCCGATCGCCCTGCTGCCCGAGATCGGGGCCCTGCTCACCGCCCGGGGCCTGCGCCGGGGCGCGGTCAATCTGCCGCTGCCCGAGCAGGACGTGGAGCCGCAGGGCGACGGCTGGCGGCTGGTGCTGCGCGGGCCCGGCCCGATGGAGGACCACAACGCGCAGATCTCCCTGCTCACCGGGATGGCGGCCGCCGACATCATGCTCGCCGGACGGATCGGGCTGCTGCGGACCATGCCGGCGCCGAAGCCGGAGGCGGTGCAGCGGCTGCGGCTGGCCGCCGGCCCGCTCGGCGTGCACTGGCCGGACGGGATGTCGGTCGGCGAGGTGCTCGCCGGGCTGGACGCCGCGCAGCCCCGGGCGGCCGCCTTCATCGACCAGGCGGCCGAGCTGATGCGCGGGGCCGCGTACACCGCCTTCGACGGGGAATCGCCGGAGCAGCCGGAGCACGGCGGGGTGGCAGCCGCGTACGCGCACGTCACCGCCCCGCTGCGGCGACTCGCCGACCGGTACGCCACCGAGGTCTGCCTGGCCCTGCACGAGGGCCGCGAGGTGCCCGACTGGGCGCGAGCCGCCCTGCCGAAGCTGCCCGAGGTGATGGCGACCACCGACCGGACCGCGTCGGCGGCCACCCGGGGCGCGATCGAGCTGGCCGAGGCGGTGCTGCTGTCCCACCGGGTGGGCGAGACCTTCGAGGCGGCCGTGCTGGACGTGGACGCGCCCCGCCCGGCGCCCGAGGTGCCCCGCCAGCCCGACCACGCCGGCCCCGAACAGCCGGCGGGGCAGACCGGTGGTGCCGTGGCGGTGCCGGGCCCGTCGGGTGGGACCGGCGTCGCCGTCGAGCCGGAGCGGCCGGGGGAGCGCGCCGGTGCGGCGGGCAGGACCGGCGGCGGAGCGGGACGACCCGGCGCCGGGTCGGGCCGGTCCGGTGGCAACGGTGGCGGCCGGGCGGGCCGGCCGCCGGGCGGCACGGTCGCCCTGGACGAGCCGCCGGTCCGCGCCCGCTGTCTCGGCGACCTGCCGCTCGGCGAACGGGTCCGGGTCCGCCTGGTCACCGCCGACCCGACCGAACGCAAGGTCCTCTTCGAACGCGCCTGA
- a CDS encoding M48 family metalloprotease codes for MISTQAGPGTCPECGTATVSLRGAPPWCARCEWNLDGYDRAGRAAEFGWSPVDRWTFRLAVRSTRQQYAALAGRSLERAGWGPAAVVTVGVALLLLIGVLALAVAGVWLVFAYPFPNLAVPLGLAMVGLAVALRPRFGRIPPDVDVLTADEAPELHALVAEVAAATGAPVPHVIGVDGDINAYATSVGLRRRRLLCLGLPLWGALDGQARVALLGHELGHFVNGDVRRGPLTQTALTTLGTAADLFRPDHDTRDAGGGIFVLVGEMLGRLLSGTLSRLLFAGHLVLVATALRNSQRAEYLADELAARVAGTAAATRLLDVLLNPESVALVVRKAARGGHGPATWRAGTAAALAGATDRLPLLRQLSVREDTSLFATHPPAGLRHRRLTAGGWRDPAVALTDARVERLDAELRRHYERVGRAVSWAA; via the coding sequence ATGATCTCCACTCAGGCCGGCCCGGGGACGTGCCCGGAGTGCGGCACGGCGACGGTCTCCCTGCGCGGGGCCCCGCCCTGGTGCGCCCGCTGCGAATGGAACCTCGACGGCTACGACCGCGCCGGTCGGGCAGCGGAGTTCGGCTGGTCCCCGGTCGACCGGTGGACCTTCCGGCTGGCCGTCCGCTCGACCCGACAGCAGTACGCGGCGCTGGCCGGCCGGTCCCTGGAGCGCGCCGGCTGGGGGCCTGCCGCCGTGGTCACCGTCGGCGTCGCCCTGCTGCTGCTGATCGGGGTGCTCGCGCTGGCCGTGGCCGGGGTGTGGCTGGTCTTCGCGTACCCGTTCCCGAACCTCGCCGTCCCGCTCGGCCTGGCGATGGTCGGGTTGGCGGTGGCCCTGCGCCCGCGCTTCGGCCGGATCCCCCCGGACGTCGACGTGCTCACCGCCGACGAGGCGCCCGAGCTGCACGCGCTGGTCGCCGAGGTGGCCGCCGCCACCGGCGCACCCGTGCCGCACGTCATCGGCGTCGACGGCGACATCAACGCGTACGCGACCTCGGTCGGGCTGCGGCGGCGCCGGCTGCTCTGCCTCGGACTGCCGCTGTGGGGAGCGCTGGACGGGCAGGCCCGGGTGGCGCTGCTCGGCCACGAGCTGGGGCACTTCGTCAACGGCGACGTACGCCGGGGGCCGCTCACCCAGACGGCGCTGACCACGCTCGGCACCGCCGCCGACCTGTTCCGCCCCGACCACGACACCCGGGACGCCGGCGGCGGGATCTTCGTGCTCGTCGGCGAGATGCTGGGTCGGCTGCTGTCGGGGACGCTGTCCCGGCTGCTCTTCGCCGGTCACCTGGTGCTGGTCGCCACGGCGCTGCGCAACAGCCAGCGCGCCGAGTACCTGGCCGACGAGCTGGCGGCCCGGGTGGCCGGCACCGCCGCCGCGACCCGCCTGCTCGACGTGCTGCTCAACCCCGAGTCGGTGGCCCTGGTGGTGCGCAAGGCCGCCCGGGGTGGGCACGGGCCGGCGACCTGGCGTGCCGGTACGGCCGCCGCGCTGGCCGGGGCGACGGACCGGCTGCCGCTGCTGCGTCAGCTCTCGGTGCGGGAGGACACCTCGCTCTTCGCCACCCATCCCCCGGCCGGCCTGCGGCACCGGCGGCTCACCGCCGGCGGCTGGCGGGACCCGGCGGTGGCGCTCACCGACGCCCGGGTCGAGCGGCTCGACGCCGAGCTGCGGCGGCACTACGAGCGGGTGGGCCGGGCGGTCAGTTGGGCCGCCTGA
- a CDS encoding roadblock/LC7 domain-containing protein: protein MRGPDDTRPALPRRTPTAESPPPRRLPPSLAGNPALPYPAIGQELATLRVQIPGVQGCVLGGVDGLLITHNMQTDIDANELAALAATTFGLGRQVGLRLGQGDFHQSTVRNRDGYLSVYAVSPEALLAVVGQDSINVARLHLHAPTIADRLAGLLDGVTPSPA from the coding sequence GTGAGGGGGCCCGACGACACCCGGCCCGCCCTGCCCCGCCGCACCCCGACCGCCGAGTCGCCGCCGCCACGTCGGCTCCCGCCGTCGCTGGCCGGCAACCCCGCGCTGCCGTACCCGGCCATCGGGCAGGAGCTGGCCACGTTGCGGGTGCAGATCCCCGGCGTACAGGGCTGTGTCCTGGGCGGCGTGGACGGGCTGCTGATCACCCACAACATGCAGACCGACATCGACGCGAACGAACTGGCCGCGCTGGCCGCCACCACCTTCGGCCTGGGCCGGCAGGTGGGGCTGCGGTTGGGGCAGGGCGACTTCCACCAGTCCACCGTCCGCAACCGGGACGGCTACCTGAGCGTCTACGCGGTCAGCCCAGAGGCGCTGCTCGCCGTGGTCGGCCAGGACAGCATCAACGTGGCCCGGCTGCACCTGCACGCCCCGACGATCGCCGACCGCCTCGCCGGCCTCCTGGACGGGGTCACGCCCAGCCCCGCGTGA
- a CDS encoding PadR family transcriptional regulator, translating into MRMTIPVAKVLSAFLADPEAPRYGLDLMTLTGLPSGTLYPVLHRLQAAGWLAAEWEEVDPSAAGRPARRYHRLTPEGLRAARQALAELRALAPQRSPRGGTEPTGAPAW; encoded by the coding sequence GTGCGAATGACGATTCCTGTGGCGAAGGTGCTGTCGGCGTTCCTCGCCGACCCGGAGGCGCCGCGCTACGGCCTCGACCTGATGACCCTCACCGGCCTGCCCAGCGGCACCCTCTACCCGGTGCTGCACCGGCTCCAGGCCGCCGGGTGGCTCGCCGCCGAGTGGGAGGAGGTCGACCCCAGCGCGGCCGGCCGACCCGCGCGGCGCTACCACCGGCTCACCCCGGAGGGATTGCGCGCCGCCCGCCAGGCCCTGGCGGAGCTGCGCGCCCTCGCCCCGCAGCGGTCGCCCCGCGGCGGCACCGAGCCGACCGGAGCCCCGGCGTGGTGA
- a CDS encoding DNA glycosylase AlkZ-like family protein, producing the protein MPAHRLDRVTARRVAVRAQLLDARRPTDLLATVRQLTFLQLDPTAAVAPNADLVAWTRLGDGYRPEQLTRALETDRALFEYRAMVRPMTDLGLHRAEMAAWVAHARWRDWLAANDAFRRYVLDLLRDSGPLLSRDVPDRAAVPWPSTGWTNNRNVTQLLEFLAARGEVAVAGRVGRQRTWDLAERVYPPDTPALPAEQARRARDERRLRSLGVARAAVVGTAGEPAEIEGTSGAWRVDPTALDGAPFTGRTALLSPFDRLVHDRRRALELFDFEYRLEMYVPKAQRRWGYFALPVLHHDRLVGKVDATADRKGGVLRVDAIHEDVPFPAEVATAVRDELRALASWLDLPEVRLPGR; encoded by the coding sequence ATGCCCGCACACCGGCTCGACCGCGTCACCGCCCGCCGCGTCGCCGTACGCGCCCAACTCCTGGACGCGCGGCGCCCCACCGACCTGCTGGCGACCGTACGACAGCTGACCTTCCTCCAGCTCGACCCGACCGCGGCGGTCGCGCCGAACGCGGACCTGGTCGCCTGGACCCGGCTCGGCGACGGGTACCGGCCGGAGCAGCTCACCCGGGCGCTGGAGACCGACCGCGCCCTCTTCGAGTACCGGGCGATGGTGCGGCCGATGACCGACCTGGGGCTGCACCGGGCCGAGATGGCGGCCTGGGTGGCGCACGCCCGCTGGCGCGACTGGCTGGCCGCCAACGACGCGTTCCGCCGGTACGTGCTCGACCTGCTGCGCGACTCCGGTCCGCTGCTCAGCCGGGACGTGCCGGACCGGGCGGCGGTGCCCTGGCCGTCGACCGGCTGGACCAACAACCGCAACGTCACCCAGCTGCTGGAGTTCCTCGCGGCGCGCGGCGAGGTCGCCGTCGCCGGCCGGGTGGGCCGGCAGCGCACCTGGGACCTGGCCGAGCGGGTCTACCCGCCGGACACGCCGGCGCTCCCCGCCGAGCAGGCCCGCCGGGCCCGCGACGAGCGCCGGCTCCGGTCGCTCGGCGTCGCCCGCGCCGCCGTGGTCGGCACGGCCGGCGAGCCGGCGGAGATCGAGGGTACGTCCGGCGCCTGGCGGGTCGACCCGACCGCGCTCGACGGCGCGCCGTTCACCGGGCGCACCGCCCTGCTCTCCCCGTTCGACCGGCTGGTGCACGACCGGCGGCGCGCGCTGGAGCTGTTCGACTTCGAGTACCGGCTGGAGATGTACGTGCCGAAGGCGCAGCGACGGTGGGGCTACTTCGCGCTGCCGGTGCTGCACCACGACCGGCTGGTCGGCAAGGTGGACGCGACGGCCGACCGGAAGGGCGGGGTGCTGCGGGTGGACGCGATCCACGAGGACGTCCCGTTCCCGGCGGAGGTCGCGACGGCGGTCCGCGACGAGCTGCGGGCGCTGGCGTCCTGGCTGGACCTGCCGGAGGTCCGCCTGCCCGGCCGCTGA
- a CDS encoding NAD+ synthase, with protein sequence MPTVRLALCQVNPTVGDLDGNADLVRAWSRRAADAGAQLALFPELVLTGYPVEDLVFRRSFVAASRAALTRLATDLAADGLGDLPVLVGYLDADGPPQVSADAEPGRGARNAAALLHRGAVVATYFKHHLPNYGVFDEDRYFVPGDTLTVVRVGGVDVALTICEDLWQAGGPFAVARQAGVGLVLTINGSPYELDKDDVRLPLVQRRAAEAGATIAYVNMVGGQDELVYDGDSMIVGADGALLARAPQFVEHLLVHDVDLPPAKEPVDAGGELADDMRVVRAKVSDILPPAPTGEVAHGGIIEPVADEAEVWQALVLGLRDYVNKNRFPSVVLGLSGGIDSAVVAALAVDALGPDRVVGVSLPSQHSSEHSRADAEELAKRTGLDYRIEPIQPMVDTFLANLSLSGVAVENLQARVRGVILMALSNQEGHLVLTTGNKSELAVGYSTLYGDSVGGYNPIKDVWKTLVWRLAKWRNADAERRGETPPIPENSIGKPPSAELSPGQLDSDSLPEYDVLDPILIGYVDGDLGRAGLIESGHDPAIVDKVLRMVDTAEYKRRQSAPGTKISIKAFGRDRRLPITNRWREHG encoded by the coding sequence ATGCCCACCGTGCGTCTCGCCCTGTGCCAGGTCAATCCCACCGTCGGCGACCTCGACGGCAACGCCGACCTGGTCCGCGCCTGGAGCCGGCGGGCCGCCGACGCCGGCGCCCAGCTCGCCCTCTTCCCCGAGCTGGTGCTCACCGGCTACCCGGTGGAGGACCTGGTCTTCCGGCGCTCGTTCGTGGCCGCCTCCCGGGCCGCCCTGACCCGGCTCGCCACCGACCTGGCCGCCGACGGGCTCGGCGACCTGCCGGTCCTGGTGGGCTACCTCGACGCCGACGGGCCGCCGCAGGTCAGCGCCGACGCCGAGCCGGGCCGGGGGGCCCGCAACGCCGCCGCGCTGCTGCACCGGGGCGCGGTCGTGGCCACCTACTTCAAGCACCACCTGCCCAACTACGGCGTCTTCGACGAGGACCGGTACTTCGTGCCCGGCGACACGCTGACCGTGGTGCGGGTCGGCGGGGTCGACGTGGCGCTGACCATCTGCGAGGACCTGTGGCAGGCCGGCGGCCCGTTCGCGGTGGCCCGGCAGGCCGGCGTCGGGCTGGTGCTCACCATCAACGGCTCGCCGTACGAGCTGGACAAGGACGACGTCCGGCTGCCGCTGGTGCAGCGCCGGGCCGCCGAGGCGGGCGCCACCATCGCGTACGTGAACATGGTCGGCGGCCAGGACGAGCTGGTCTACGACGGCGACTCGATGATCGTCGGGGCGGACGGCGCGCTGCTCGCCCGGGCGCCGCAGTTCGTCGAGCACCTGCTGGTGCACGACGTGGACCTGCCGCCCGCCAAGGAACCGGTCGACGCGGGCGGGGAACTCGCCGACGACATGCGCGTCGTCCGCGCGAAGGTCAGCGACATCCTGCCGCCGGCCCCCACCGGCGAGGTCGCCCACGGCGGCATCATCGAGCCGGTCGCCGACGAGGCCGAGGTGTGGCAGGCGCTCGTGCTGGGCCTGCGCGACTACGTCAACAAGAACCGGTTCCCGTCGGTGGTGCTCGGCCTCTCCGGCGGCATCGACTCGGCGGTGGTGGCGGCCCTCGCGGTCGACGCGCTCGGCCCGGACCGGGTGGTCGGCGTCTCGCTGCCCAGCCAGCACTCCTCCGAGCACTCCAGGGCCGACGCCGAGGAACTGGCGAAGCGGACCGGGCTCGACTACCGGATCGAACCCATCCAGCCCATGGTGGACACCTTCCTGGCCAACCTGTCGCTCTCCGGGGTGGCGGTGGAGAACCTCCAGGCCCGGGTCCGTGGCGTGATCCTGATGGCGCTGTCGAACCAGGAGGGCCACCTGGTCCTCACCACCGGCAACAAGAGCGAGCTGGCGGTCGGTTACTCCACCCTCTACGGCGACTCGGTGGGCGGCTACAACCCGATCAAGGACGTCTGGAAGACGCTGGTCTGGCGGCTCGCGAAGTGGCGCAACGCCGACGCGGAGCGGCGCGGCGAGACCCCGCCGATCCCGGAGAACTCGATCGGCAAGCCGCCGTCGGCCGAGCTGAGCCCGGGCCAGCTCGACAGCGACAGCCTGCCCGAGTACGACGTGCTCGACCCGATCCTGATCGGCTACGTCGACGGCGACCTGGGCCGCGCCGGCCTGATCGAGTCCGGTCACGACCCGGCGATCGTGGACAAGGTGCTGCGGATGGTGGATACCGCCGAGTACAAGCGCCGCCAGTCCGCGCCCGGCACCAAGATCTCCATCAAGGCCTTCGGGCGGGACCGGCGGCTGCCGATCACCAACCGCTGGCGCGAGCACGGCTGA
- the npdG gene encoding NADPH-dependent F420 reductase has translation MAYDATTLPDVSGLTVGIIGGTGDQGRGLAYRFARTGQTVLIGSRSADRAAEAAAEIAALPGVPAGADVSGADNDEVARRSDVVIIAVPWDGHAATVAALAGPLAGKIVVDCVNPLGFDKQGPYALTVAEGSAVQQAAGLLPESRVCAAFNHVSAPLLADPEIDRIDLDVLICTEDRELVGVVAALAARIPGMRGIYAGRLRNAHQIEAFTANLIAINKRYKAHAGIRVTDL, from the coding sequence ATGGCTTACGACGCGACCACGCTGCCCGACGTCTCCGGGCTGACCGTCGGCATCATCGGTGGCACCGGCGACCAGGGGCGCGGTCTGGCCTACCGGTTCGCCCGGACCGGGCAGACCGTCCTGATCGGCTCCCGCTCCGCCGACCGGGCGGCCGAGGCCGCCGCCGAGATCGCCGCGCTGCCCGGCGTGCCGGCCGGCGCCGACGTGTCCGGCGCGGACAACGACGAGGTGGCGCGCCGCAGCGACGTGGTGATCATCGCGGTGCCGTGGGACGGGCACGCGGCCACCGTCGCCGCCCTCGCCGGCCCGCTCGCCGGCAAGATCGTGGTCGATTGCGTCAACCCGCTCGGCTTCGACAAGCAGGGCCCGTACGCGCTCACCGTCGCCGAGGGCAGCGCCGTGCAGCAGGCCGCCGGGCTGCTGCCCGAGTCGCGGGTCTGCGCCGCGTTCAACCACGTCTCCGCGCCGCTGCTGGCCGACCCGGAGATCGACCGGATCGACCTGGACGTGCTGATCTGCACCGAGGACCGGGAGCTGGTCGGGGTGGTCGCCGCGCTCGCCGCCCGGATCCCCGGCATGCGGGGCATCTACGCCGGCCGGCTGCGCAACGCCCACCAGATCGAGGCGTTCACGGCCAACCTGATCGCGATCAACAAGCGCTACAAGGCGCACGCCGGCATCCGGGTCACCGACCTCTGA
- a CDS encoding histone: MAVTQQATTRPAAKRTTATKTGAARRTVGATTAGTAKATKAAPNASGAGAGRVPAKKAVARKAAAKKVVSAARKPTATTAPASRTTAKKAPAKKATTKATTAAAKKTTAAKKTTAAKKTTAAKKTTAAKKTVAARTSTAAKKTTAKATTAKATTAKATTAAKKAPAKKTTAARKTTATVKKTGAAAKKTTTARKTTAKKAPATKTTASTRPAARKTVAKKAPAKKATTAKKTTAAKKTTAAKKATAAQKAPATKATARKTTTRRATA, translated from the coding sequence ATGGCCGTGACACAGCAGGCCACCACCCGCCCGGCGGCGAAACGTACGACCGCGACGAAGACCGGCGCGGCGCGGCGGACCGTGGGCGCCACCACGGCCGGGACGGCGAAGGCCACCAAGGCCGCACCGAACGCCTCGGGCGCCGGCGCCGGCCGGGTGCCGGCCAAGAAGGCGGTCGCCCGGAAGGCGGCGGCCAAGAAGGTCGTGTCGGCGGCGCGCAAGCCGACCGCCACGACGGCACCCGCCAGCCGGACCACCGCCAAGAAGGCCCCCGCCAAGAAGGCCACCACCAAGGCCACCACGGCGGCGGCCAAGAAGACGACGGCGGCCAAGAAGACGACGGCGGCGAAGAAGACGACGGCGGCGAAGAAGACCACCGCCGCGAAGAAGACCGTGGCGGCCCGGACGTCCACGGCGGCGAAGAAGACCACCGCGAAGGCGACCACCGCGAAGGCGACCACCGCGAAGGCGACCACGGCGGCGAAGAAGGCGCCGGCCAAGAAGACCACGGCGGCCCGCAAGACCACGGCCACGGTCAAGAAGACCGGCGCGGCGGCGAAGAAGACCACCACGGCCCGGAAGACCACGGCGAAGAAGGCCCCGGCCACGAAGACCACCGCCTCGACGCGGCCCGCGGCGCGCAAGACGGTGGCGAAGAAGGCGCCCGCGAAGAAGGCCACCACGGCGAAGAAGACCACGGCCGCCAAGAAGACCACGGCCGCCAAGAAGGCCACGGCCGCCCAGAAGGCGCCGGCCACGAAGGCCACCGCCCGCAAGACGACCACCCGGCGGGCCACCGCCTGA